A single Calidifontibacter indicus DNA region contains:
- the aspS gene encoding aspartate--tRNA ligase, translating into MLRTHQSGTLRASDTGTTVTLAGWVGRRRDHGGVAFLDLRDASGTVQVVARDEVLTGGAHDLRNEYCIQVTGKVTPREPKDVNPDLPTGEIDVVAETIEVLSESAALPFQIDERINVGEEARLKHRYLDLRRPAQGNALRLRSKVNAAARSVLAERDFVEIETPTLTRSTPEGARDFLVPARLAPGNWYALPQSPQLFKQLLMVAGMERYYQIARCYRDEDFRADRQPEFTQLDIEMSFVEENDILELGEAIAKALWQVIGVELPTPFPRMTYADAMAKYGSDKPDLRFGNELVECTELFKDTTFRVFQAEYVGAVVMPGGASQPRRQLDAWQDWAKQRGAKGLAYVLVQEDGTLSGPVAKNLSEAEVAALPAHVGANPGDCIFFAAGDTKSSRALLGAARLEIGKRCGLIDENAWSFLWVLDAPLFEPAADAVASGDVAVGSGKWTAVHHAFTMPKKEFQDTFDTDPGSALAYAYDMVCNGNEIGGGSIRIHRKDIQERVFEVMGLSHEEAQEKFGFLLDAFQFGAPPHGGIAFGWDRICALLAGMDSIREVIAFPKSGGGYDPLTAAPAPITPEQRKEAGVDAKPQPKAAEKAGEKAAE; encoded by the coding sequence GTGCTCCGCACACATCAGTCCGGCACGCTCCGCGCGAGCGACACCGGAACCACCGTCACCCTCGCCGGCTGGGTGGGCCGTCGCCGCGACCACGGCGGCGTGGCCTTCCTCGACCTGCGTGATGCCAGCGGCACCGTCCAGGTCGTCGCCCGCGACGAGGTGCTCACCGGCGGTGCGCACGACCTGCGCAACGAGTACTGCATCCAGGTCACCGGCAAGGTGACCCCGCGCGAGCCCAAGGACGTCAACCCCGACCTGCCCACCGGCGAGATCGACGTCGTCGCCGAGACCATCGAGGTGCTCAGCGAATCGGCGGCGCTGCCGTTCCAGATCGACGAGCGCATCAACGTCGGCGAAGAGGCCCGCCTCAAGCACCGTTACCTCGACCTGCGCCGTCCGGCTCAGGGCAACGCGCTGCGGCTGCGTTCGAAGGTGAACGCGGCGGCCCGCTCGGTGCTCGCCGAGCGCGACTTCGTCGAGATCGAGACCCCGACGCTGACCCGTTCGACCCCGGAAGGCGCTCGCGACTTCCTGGTGCCGGCACGTCTCGCGCCGGGCAACTGGTACGCCCTGCCGCAGAGCCCGCAGCTGTTCAAGCAGTTGCTCATGGTGGCCGGCATGGAGCGCTACTACCAGATCGCGCGCTGCTACCGCGACGAGGACTTCCGCGCCGACCGGCAGCCGGAGTTCACCCAGCTCGACATCGAGATGAGCTTCGTCGAGGAGAACGACATCCTCGAGCTCGGCGAGGCGATCGCCAAGGCGCTGTGGCAGGTGATCGGGGTCGAGCTCCCGACGCCGTTCCCGCGCATGACCTACGCCGACGCGATGGCGAAGTACGGCTCCGACAAGCCCGACCTGCGCTTCGGTAACGAGCTGGTCGAGTGCACCGAGCTGTTCAAGGACACCACTTTCCGGGTGTTCCAGGCCGAGTACGTCGGCGCCGTCGTGATGCCGGGCGGGGCCTCGCAGCCGCGCCGTCAGCTCGACGCGTGGCAGGACTGGGCCAAGCAGCGCGGCGCCAAGGGTCTCGCCTACGTGCTCGTGCAGGAAGACGGCACGCTGTCCGGTCCGGTCGCCAAGAACCTCTCCGAGGCCGAGGTTGCTGCCCTCCCGGCGCACGTCGGTGCGAACCCGGGCGACTGCATCTTCTTCGCCGCGGGCGACACGAAGTCGTCGCGCGCGCTGCTGGGTGCGGCCCGCCTCGAGATCGGCAAGCGCTGCGGTCTGATCGACGAGAACGCCTGGTCGTTCCTGTGGGTGCTCGACGCCCCGCTGTTCGAGCCGGCCGCCGACGCGGTCGCCTCGGGTGACGTCGCTGTCGGTTCGGGCAAGTGGACCGCCGTGCACCACGCGTTCACGATGCCGAAGAAGGAGTTCCAGGACACCTTCGACACCGACCCCGGTTCGGCGCTCGCGTACGCCTACGACATGGTCTGCAACGGCAACGAGATTGGCGGCGGCTCGATCCGTATCCACCGCAAGGACATCCAGGAGCGGGTGTTCGAGGTGATGGGGCTCTCGCACGAGGAGGCGCAGGAGAAGTTCGGCTTCCTGCTCGACGCGTTCCAGTTCGGTGCGCCGCCGCACGGCGGAATCGCCTTCGGTTGGGACCGCATCTGCGCCCTGCTCGCAGGTATGGACTCCATCCGTGAGGTCATCGCCTTCCCGAAGTCGGGTGGCGGCTACGACCCGCTGACCGCCGCGCCGGCGCCGATCACGCCGGAGCAGCGCAAGGAGGCGGGCGTCGACGCCAAGCCGCAGCCGAAGGCTGCAGAGAAGGCCGGCGAGAAGGCTGCCGAGTAG
- a CDS encoding ScyD/ScyE family protein, with translation MPRRTPLSSTRRLRLPAAALFAAAAATATTGLPAQAAPVPGGGTAVVASGLDNPRHLTFGPDGTLYIAESGRGGAGPCAASPEGGTACLGLSGAVTSVRWHGRAVQQRRIITGLPSTADQDGSSASGPADVAVTGRGQIAVVIGLGGNPTSRAAFGPNAAKMGTVVKANINRPGKLTVVSDVAAYEAKANPDGGEVDSNPSSILRVGNRYVVADAGGNDLVSVGKKSSSTLAVFPDRIVTTPPGSGLPPQIPMEAVPTAVAIGPDGAYYVSELTGFPFPKGASTIWRVVPGRAPTAYATGLTNVTDLTWAGGKLYAVQLANDGLLAAQGLPMGSLVQVSTTGAHRVVATDLPAPYGVAVQGGSAYVTTCAVCAGGGAVLRVSLR, from the coding sequence ATGCCTCGTAGAACCCCTCTCTCCTCGACCCGTCGATTGCGCCTTCCGGCCGCAGCGCTGTTCGCCGCCGCAGCCGCGACCGCCACCACCGGGCTGCCCGCGCAGGCCGCTCCCGTCCCCGGGGGTGGCACCGCCGTCGTGGCGTCCGGTCTCGACAACCCCCGGCACCTCACCTTCGGGCCCGACGGCACGCTCTACATCGCAGAATCCGGACGCGGCGGCGCGGGCCCCTGTGCCGCGTCGCCCGAGGGCGGCACCGCCTGCCTGGGTCTATCCGGCGCTGTGACCTCGGTGCGTTGGCACGGACGCGCCGTGCAGCAACGTCGCATCATCACCGGCTTGCCCTCGACGGCCGACCAGGACGGTTCCTCCGCGTCCGGCCCGGCGGACGTCGCCGTCACCGGCCGTGGTCAGATCGCGGTCGTCATCGGGCTCGGCGGCAACCCGACGTCCCGGGCCGCCTTCGGACCGAACGCCGCCAAGATGGGAACGGTCGTCAAGGCGAACATCAACAGACCCGGCAAGCTCACGGTCGTCAGCGACGTTGCCGCGTACGAGGCGAAGGCCAACCCGGACGGCGGCGAGGTCGACTCGAACCCGTCGTCGATCCTGCGCGTGGGCAACCGGTATGTCGTCGCCGATGCCGGCGGCAACGACCTGGTGTCCGTCGGCAAGAAGTCGAGCTCGACCCTCGCGGTCTTCCCCGACCGCATCGTCACAACTCCCCCGGGCTCGGGCCTACCGCCGCAGATCCCGATGGAGGCCGTTCCAACCGCTGTCGCGATCGGGCCGGACGGCGCCTACTACGTCAGCGAGCTGACCGGCTTCCCGTTCCCGAAGGGTGCCTCCACCATCTGGCGGGTCGTGCCGGGTCGCGCGCCGACGGCGTACGCCACCGGGCTGACGAACGTCACCGACCTGACCTGGGCCGGCGGGAAGCTCTACGCGGTGCAACTCGCGAACGACGGCCTGCTCGCCGCGCAGGGGCTGCCGATGGGCTCCCTGGTCCAGGTCTCGACCACGGGTGCACACCGGGTGGTCGCCACCGACCTGCCGGCGCCGTACGGCGTCGCGGTGCAGGGCGGATCCGCCTACGTCACCACCTGCGCTGTGTGCGCCGGCGGCGGTGCGGTGCTGCGGGTGTCGCTGCGCTGA
- a CDS encoding GNAT family N-acetyltransferase: MSDSFRTLSGRAELLAATGNDPYIRWECDDQLLTRVWVLGDGAAFLRKSHHRGTTHLNLFGSEHDADLLLRNLVDADLLADGVDGISVEQSLLPVAERHFALGRGGDWDWMWTVDEPAAQPGEAAVVELDDEADGAELLALNEIGSPTAESRPGEGITELWLGVREKGRILAAGAMHRTGGGAPHLAGIVTHPDARGRGFGAAVTAALTRAALERSGVASLGMYSDNDVARRLYHRLGFRTAHAWASRGFAVG; the protein is encoded by the coding sequence GTGTCAGACAGCTTTCGCACCTTGTCCGGCAGAGCGGAGCTGCTCGCGGCCACCGGTAACGACCCCTACATCCGCTGGGAGTGCGATGACCAGTTGCTCACCCGTGTGTGGGTGCTCGGCGACGGCGCCGCGTTCCTGCGCAAGAGCCACCACCGGGGCACCACGCACCTCAACCTCTTCGGTTCCGAACACGACGCCGATCTGTTGCTGCGCAACCTCGTCGACGCCGACCTGCTCGCCGACGGGGTCGACGGCATCTCCGTCGAGCAGTCGCTGCTTCCGGTGGCCGAGCGCCACTTCGCCCTCGGGCGAGGCGGTGACTGGGACTGGATGTGGACGGTCGACGAGCCCGCGGCACAGCCCGGCGAAGCAGCGGTGGTCGAGCTGGACGATGAGGCTGACGGCGCGGAACTGCTCGCGCTCAACGAGATCGGGAGTCCGACGGCGGAATCGCGCCCGGGTGAGGGCATCACCGAACTCTGGCTGGGCGTCCGGGAGAAAGGTCGGATCCTCGCCGCCGGCGCCATGCACCGCACCGGTGGCGGAGCGCCGCACCTGGCCGGCATCGTCACCCATCCCGATGCCCGCGGACGCGGCTTCGGTGCTGCTGTGACCGCTGCGCTCACACGGGCGGCGCTGGAGCGCAGCGGTGTCGCCAGCCTCGGGATGTACTCCGACAACGACGTCGCGCGGAGGCTGTACCACCGGTTGGGGTTCCGCACCGCGCACGCCTGGGCCTCGCGCGGATTCGCCGTCGGCTGA
- a CDS encoding HAD family hydrolase produces MGIVAGVITTVLWDCDGVLQHSPHDWAEALERIGGGPQFATALFEAEKTALRGERSLRDVVDELLQQRPTGASTQDVLALWAMFVEDEDAWEVVDAVRAAGVRCVLATNQQDVRVEIMRHERGYDDRVDGAYYSSEVGHMKPSAEYFEAVLDDLGITPEQALFVDDSAANIATARELGIAVVHHDPASGAQVLREEIAEFLRL; encoded by the coding sequence GTGGGTATCGTCGCCGGCGTGATCACGACGGTGCTGTGGGACTGCGACGGGGTGCTTCAGCACTCGCCTCATGACTGGGCCGAGGCCCTCGAACGCATCGGCGGTGGGCCGCAGTTCGCGACGGCGCTGTTCGAGGCGGAGAAGACGGCATTGCGTGGTGAGCGGTCGCTGCGCGATGTGGTCGACGAACTGCTGCAGCAGCGTCCGACGGGTGCTTCCACCCAGGACGTGCTCGCTCTGTGGGCGATGTTCGTCGAGGACGAGGACGCCTGGGAGGTCGTCGACGCAGTGCGCGCTGCCGGGGTGCGGTGTGTGCTCGCGACCAACCAGCAGGACGTGCGGGTGGAGATCATGCGCCACGAGCGCGGCTACGACGACCGGGTCGACGGCGCCTACTACTCCAGCGAGGTCGGCCACATGAAGCCGTCCGCGGAGTACTTCGAGGCCGTGCTCGACGACCTCGGCATCACCCCCGAGCAGGCACTGTTCGTCGACGACTCGGCGGCCAACATTGCCACCGCCCGAGAGCTCGGAATCGCTGTGGTGCACCACGATCCGGCGTCGGGTGCGCAGGTGTTGCGCGAGGAGATCGCCGAGTTCCTTCGTCTCTGA
- a CDS encoding thioesterase family protein, with protein sequence MSEFDDATALTAHSDGTYSATLSDDWSIGDAVNGGLLMSLAAKAVSDAAADHHPHPLTFSAVFLSPGAPGAATVAPTVLRTGRSMSTAEVVVSQDGTERLRALVTMGDVSAQAEPIRKQTPMPVFAPIEECIAADNAPPSLAQAGLLKRFDLLMDPETVGWAMGQPSGDGEMRAWIRFADGHEADPVALLTFLDALPPVAFDLGAQGWVPTIEFTGYVRAVPAPGPLAVRLRTSTVTGNLLEEDAEIWDSTGRLVAQSRQLASARFPA encoded by the coding sequence ATGAGCGAGTTCGACGACGCCACTGCCCTGACGGCGCACTCCGACGGCACCTACTCGGCGACCTTGTCCGACGACTGGTCGATCGGCGATGCCGTCAACGGCGGTCTGCTGATGTCGCTGGCGGCGAAGGCCGTCTCGGACGCCGCCGCCGACCACCACCCGCACCCGCTCACCTTCAGCGCGGTGTTCCTGTCGCCGGGTGCTCCCGGCGCGGCGACGGTGGCGCCGACCGTGTTGCGCACCGGCCGGTCGATGTCGACGGCCGAGGTCGTCGTGTCGCAGGACGGCACCGAACGACTACGGGCGCTGGTGACGATGGGCGACGTCTCGGCCCAGGCCGAGCCGATCCGCAAGCAGACCCCGATGCCGGTGTTCGCGCCGATCGAGGAGTGCATCGCGGCCGACAACGCACCGCCCTCGCTCGCGCAGGCGGGCCTGTTGAAGCGTTTCGACCTGCTGATGGACCCCGAGACGGTGGGGTGGGCGATGGGTCAGCCGAGCGGCGACGGCGAGATGCGCGCCTGGATCCGATTCGCCGACGGACACGAGGCCGACCCCGTCGCTCTGCTCACCTTCCTCGACGCGCTCCCGCCGGTGGCGTTCGACCTCGGCGCGCAGGGGTGGGTGCCGACGATCGAGTTCACCGGGTACGTGCGAGCCGTGCCCGCGCCCGGGCCGCTGGCGGTGCGCCTGCGCACCTCGACCGTCACCGGCAACCTGCTCGAGGAGGACGCCGAGATCTGGGACTCGACCGGCCGCCTCGTCGCCCAATCACGCCAACTCGCCTCGGCCCGCTTCCCCGCCTGA